A part of Bacillaceae bacterium S4-13-56 genomic DNA contains:
- a CDS encoding rhodanese-like domain-containing protein, which yields MKFHFMFNDEHVGRRKFSLGEILMGTYMILLACLGIITISLFNRMIIHGRIREVDASVIESGSYCVIDIRDYISVSNSPYPSAENIPLSYLPRVLNSSFPCEKDIVIISDDQRGVRLAAKYLAKKKRGQIYYIKVA from the coding sequence TTGAAGTTTCACTTTATGTTTAATGATGAGCATGTTGGGAGGAGAAAATTTAGTTTAGGGGAGATTTTAATGGGAACATATATGATATTACTAGCATGCCTTGGAATTATAACAATCTCTCTTTTCAATCGTATGATAATTCACGGGAGAATAAGGGAAGTGGATGCATCAGTAATAGAGTCTGGAAGTTATTGTGTAATCGATATTCGAGATTACATTTCTGTATCTAATTCACCATATCCCTCGGCAGAAAACATTCCTTTATCATATTTGCCCAGGGTTTTGAATTCTTCTTTCCCGTGTGAAAAGGATATTGTAATCATTTCCGATGATCAAAGAGGGGTAAGGCTTGCGGCGAAATATCTAGCAAAGAAAAAGCGTGGACAAATCTACTATATAAAGGTAGCGTAA
- the leuS gene encoding leucine--tRNA ligase, translated as MTYNHKKLEQKWKQYWLENKTFKTDTGSDKEKFYVLDMFPYPSGAGLHVGHPEGYTATDILARMKRMQGYEVLHPIGWDAFGLPAEQYAIDTGNDPAEFTKKNIETFRRQIQDLGFSYDWDREVNTTDPDYYKWTQWIFLKLYDMGLAYVDEVPVNWCPALGTVLANEEVIDGKSERGGHPVIRKPMKQWMLKITAYADRLLDDLEEVDWPESIKDMQRNWIGKSEGAQITFEIDGQNESFEAFTTRPDTLYGATYAVLAPEHSLVSKITTDEQVSAVEDYLRKVETKSDLERTDLAKDKTGVFTGAYAINPINGEKMPIWIADYVLGTYGTGAIMAVPAHDERDYEFAKKFNLPIVAVVEGGNIDEEAYTGDGKHINSGILNGLGKEEAIAKSIEWLEENRKGVRKTTYRLRDWLFSRQRYWGEPIPIIHWEDGAVTPVPEEELPLTLPKTTEIKPSGTGESPLANIKDWVEVIDPETGKKGRRETNTMPQWAGSCWYYLRYIDPRNSENVADPELLSKWLPVDTYIGGAEHAVLHLLYARFWHKVLYDIGVVPTKEPFQKLLNQGMILGENNEKMSKSKGNVVNPDEIVETHGADTLRLYEMFMGPLEASIAWSTNGLDGARRFLDRVWRLFVQDNGTLSDRIQDDNHDGSLDRVYNETVKKVTENFEGLRFNTAISQMMVFINEGYKTDYVPKEYAEGFVKLLSPVAPHIAEELWSLLGHGESISYEPWPTFDESKLVEDEVEIVIQVLGKVRSKIMVPKDSTKDQLEKLALEDEKVQEWLQGKTVRKVITVPGKLVNIVAN; from the coding sequence ATGACTTATAATCACAAAAAACTCGAACAGAAATGGAAGCAATATTGGCTTGAAAACAAGACCTTTAAAACGGATACAGGAAGTGATAAAGAAAAATTTTATGTGCTAGATATGTTTCCCTATCCATCTGGTGCGGGATTACATGTAGGACACCCAGAGGGATATACAGCAACTGATATTCTTGCTCGAATGAAAAGAATGCAAGGATATGAAGTGTTACATCCCATCGGTTGGGATGCTTTTGGATTACCTGCGGAGCAATATGCGATTGACACTGGAAATGATCCAGCAGAATTTACAAAAAAGAATATTGAAACATTCCGCCGTCAAATACAGGACCTAGGTTTTTCTTATGATTGGGATCGAGAAGTGAATACAACAGACCCCGATTACTATAAATGGACGCAATGGATTTTTCTAAAACTTTATGACATGGGACTAGCTTATGTTGATGAAGTTCCTGTTAACTGGTGTCCAGCTTTAGGAACGGTATTGGCTAATGAAGAAGTTATTGATGGGAAAAGTGAACGCGGGGGACACCCTGTCATTCGAAAGCCAATGAAGCAATGGATGCTTAAAATTACGGCTTATGCTGATCGTCTTCTTGATGATCTTGAAGAAGTGGATTGGCCAGAAAGCATTAAAGACATGCAACGTAATTGGATTGGAAAATCAGAAGGTGCGCAAATCACTTTTGAAATTGATGGTCAGAACGAAAGCTTTGAAGCCTTTACCACAAGGCCAGATACACTTTACGGAGCTACTTATGCCGTATTAGCCCCAGAACACTCATTAGTAAGTAAGATTACTACAGATGAGCAAGTTTCAGCTGTAGAAGACTATCTACGTAAGGTTGAAACAAAAAGTGATTTGGAAAGAACAGATTTAGCAAAGGATAAGACTGGCGTATTCACTGGCGCTTATGCAATCAACCCAATCAATGGTGAAAAAATGCCGATTTGGATTGCAGATTATGTTTTAGGTACTTATGGAACGGGGGCTATTATGGCTGTTCCAGCTCATGATGAACGTGACTATGAGTTTGCGAAGAAATTCAACCTTCCTATTGTTGCTGTTGTAGAAGGTGGAAACATTGATGAAGAAGCTTATACAGGTGACGGCAAGCATATTAATTCAGGTATTTTAAATGGCCTTGGAAAAGAAGAAGCGATTGCAAAGTCGATCGAATGGCTAGAGGAGAACAGGAAAGGTGTTCGTAAAACAACTTATCGTTTACGTGACTGGCTCTTCAGTCGTCAACGTTATTGGGGAGAGCCAATTCCAATTATTCATTGGGAGGATGGTGCTGTTACTCCAGTTCCAGAGGAAGAATTACCATTGACTCTTCCAAAAACTACAGAGATTAAACCTTCTGGTACAGGGGAGTCCCCACTTGCCAATATTAAAGATTGGGTGGAAGTGATTGATCCTGAAACTGGAAAGAAAGGGCGCCGTGAAACGAATACGATGCCACAATGGGCGGGAAGCTGCTGGTACTACCTACGCTATATTGATCCTCGGAATAGCGAAAATGTAGCAGATCCAGAACTACTTAGTAAGTGGTTACCGGTAGATACGTACATTGGTGGAGCGGAACATGCTGTTTTGCATCTTCTATATGCGCGTTTTTGGCATAAAGTTCTTTATGATATAGGAGTTGTTCCAACAAAGGAACCATTCCAAAAATTGTTAAATCAAGGGATGATTCTTGGAGAAAACAATGAAAAAATGAGTAAATCTAAAGGGAATGTAGTCAATCCTGATGAAATAGTAGAAACGCATGGCGCAGATACTTTAAGGTTGTATGAAATGTTCATGGGACCATTAGAAGCATCTATTGCTTGGTCTACTAATGGATTGGATGGAGCCCGTCGTTTCCTAGATCGAGTATGGCGTCTATTTGTTCAAGATAATGGAACATTATCTGACAGAATTCAAGATGATAATCACGATGGTTCTCTTGATCGTGTCTACAATGAAACTGTAAAAAAAGTTACCGAAAATTTTGAAGGGCTACGATTTAACACAGCTATCTCTCAAATGATGGTCTTTATTAATGAAGGCTACAAAACGGACTATGTTCCAAAAGAATATGCTGAGGGATTTGTGAAGCTTCTATCTCCAGTTGCCCCTCATATAGCAGAAGAACTTTGGAGTCTATTAGGGCATGGGGAATCGATTAGCTATGAGCCTTGGCCAACCTTTGATGAAAGTAAGTTAGTGGAAGATGAGGTAGAAATCGTCATCCAAGTTCTTGGTAAAGTGCGTTCTAAGATAATGGTTCCTAAGGACTCAACAAAAGACCAGTTAGAGAAATTAGCATTAGAAGATGAAAAGGTCCAGGAATGGCTACAAGGGAAAACCGTAAGAAAAGTGATCACCGTTCCAGGGAAATTAGTCAATATTGTAGCTAATTAA
- a CDS encoding DUF2524 family protein, translating into MTTRKAMDDFIHDVEQKLSNAEEMLNLANQNQFENDAEYSLAQQELAKLESEIEHWKLSANSQQKEQLYRLHLLVSNVMNDMVLDQIKLDDQ; encoded by the coding sequence ATGACTACGAGAAAAGCAATGGATGATTTTATTCATGATGTAGAGCAAAAGCTTTCCAATGCAGAGGAAATGCTGAATCTGGCCAATCAAAATCAATTTGAAAACGACGCAGAATACTCTTTAGCACAACAGGAATTAGCCAAGTTAGAGAGTGAGATTGAGCATTGGAAATTAAGTGCTAATTCTCAACAAAAAGAGCAACTATACCGCCTTCATTTATTAGTAAGCAATGTCATGAATGATATGGTTTTAGACCAGATAAAATTGGATGACCAGTAA
- a CDS encoding TIGR01212 family radical SAM protein (This family includes YhcC from E. coli K-12, an uncharacterized radical SAM protein.) has product MKSNPFPYSFDQKRYHSWNYHLKQTFGHKVFKISLDGRFDCPNRDGTVAYGGCTFCSASGSGDFAGNRAEDLETQFHTIKNQMHKKWKDGKYMAYFQAFTNTHAPVDVLREKYEAVLKQENVVGLSIATRPDCLPDDVVEYLAELNERTYLWVELGLQTIHQETANLINRAHDLECYLKGVEKLRKHNIRICSHIINGLPGENREMMMETAKTVSQMDVQGIKIHLLHLLKGTPMVKQYEKGILEFLSKDEYIDLVVDQLEILPPEMIIHRITGDGPPELMIGPMWSLNKWEVLNGIDGELIKRDSWQGKHYKVGSLETC; this is encoded by the coding sequence ATGAAATCAAACCCATTCCCTTATTCGTTTGATCAAAAAAGATACCATTCATGGAATTATCATTTAAAGCAAACGTTTGGACATAAAGTATTTAAAATCTCGTTAGATGGCAGATTCGATTGCCCAAACCGAGATGGTACAGTAGCCTATGGCGGATGCACCTTTTGCTCGGCCTCTGGAAGTGGAGATTTTGCTGGGAACCGCGCCGAAGATTTAGAAACACAATTTCACACGATTAAAAATCAGATGCATAAAAAATGGAAAGACGGTAAGTATATGGCCTATTTTCAAGCCTTTACTAATACTCATGCGCCTGTGGACGTCCTTAGAGAGAAATATGAAGCCGTATTAAAACAAGAAAATGTGGTTGGGTTATCAATTGCTACAAGACCAGATTGCCTTCCTGATGATGTGGTCGAATATTTAGCTGAACTAAATGAACGGACCTATTTATGGGTAGAACTTGGATTGCAAACAATTCACCAAGAAACAGCGAATTTGATTAATCGTGCCCACGATCTTGAATGTTACCTAAAAGGAGTCGAAAAGTTAAGAAAACACAATATTAGAATTTGCTCTCATATTATTAATGGATTACCTGGTGAAAATCGTGAAATGATGATGGAAACTGCTAAAACAGTGTCTCAAATGGATGTTCAAGGTATTAAGATTCATCTTCTTCATTTATTAAAAGGTACCCCTATGGTGAAGCAATATGAAAAAGGGATACTTGAATTCTTAAGTAAAGACGAATATATCGATCTTGTTGTCGATCAATTGGAAATTCTACCACCGGAAATGATCATTCACCGCATTACTGGAGATGGACCACCTGAGTTAATGATAGGACCAATGTGGAGCCTGAACAAATGGGAGGTTCTGAACGGAATTGACGGTGAACTCATTAAAAGGGATAGTTGGCAAGGAAAGCACTACAAAGTTGGGAGCTTGGAAACATGCTAA
- a CDS encoding class I SAM-dependent methyltransferase, with amino-acid sequence MLKRVLEYAHTLLSDTVHTGDVVIDGTAGKGKDTLFLSQLVGEDGHVYAMDIQVEAIFQTRQLLAAHKRTNVTLINDSHSQLTQYIAQENIHSIGGAIFNLGYLPGGDKSIITQPESTLQAIEAILPYLREGRLVILVVYPGHEGGQEEEFELLKALSGFKQKEYNVLRYGFINQQNNPPFILAIEKK; translated from the coding sequence ATGCTAAAAAGAGTCCTAGAATATGCACATACTTTACTATCAGATACCGTTCATACGGGTGATGTCGTTATAGATGGAACTGCCGGGAAAGGCAAGGATACCCTCTTTTTAAGTCAGCTTGTTGGAGAGGACGGACATGTCTATGCCATGGACATTCAAGTAGAAGCAATTTTTCAAACAAGGCAGTTGTTAGCAGCACATAAGAGAACGAATGTAACTTTAATTAACGACAGCCATAGCCAACTCACTCAATATATTGCCCAAGAGAATATTCATTCTATTGGTGGAGCAATCTTCAACCTGGGATATTTACCAGGGGGGGATAAAAGTATCATTACCCAGCCTGAATCCACTTTACAAGCAATCGAAGCTATTCTGCCATACCTGAGAGAAGGTCGTTTAGTTATACTTGTAGTCTATCCTGGGCATGAAGGTGGACAAGAAGAAGAATTCGAGCTCCTAAAAGCACTCTCTGGTTTTAAACAAAAGGAATACAACGTGCTACGCTACGGATTTATAAATCAACAAAATAATCCTCCGTTTATTTTAGCCATTGAAAAAAAGTAA
- a CDS encoding tetraprenyl-beta-curcumene synthase family protein, whose amino-acid sequence MQVPENPILFMNRIYKKIFPAVHRELAYWTSRAQNIENSELRKQALASIDSKTFHCEGGGIYAILSPKRYKEVIRFIVAYQTISDYLDNLCDRSTSLDPADFDLLHQSMIDALSPGQPTQNYYRLREDQQDQGYLEDLVKTCQQVVRQIPDYESVVYPYMIKLAQYYRDLQVHKHVKVEERVPRLTKWFEESQNDLKENISWFEFSACAGSTLGIFCLVAYGLNGVLTESLVKRIYQGYFPYMQGLHILLDYYIDQKEDSREGDLNFCSYYDSEEHMRERFLHFIEETQQRVKNLPNERFHRYIQKGLVGMYLADQKVNQLKSSKIMVKALLHACGGISRFFYFNTKFYRKTKKLAHN is encoded by the coding sequence TTGCAAGTACCAGAAAATCCAATACTATTCATGAATCGAATATACAAAAAAATATTTCCTGCAGTTCATCGGGAACTTGCATATTGGACAAGTAGAGCTCAAAACATTGAGAATTCTGAGCTCCGTAAGCAGGCTCTAGCCAGCATTGATTCCAAAACCTTCCATTGTGAGGGGGGAGGAATTTATGCGATTCTATCTCCCAAAAGATATAAAGAAGTGATCCGGTTCATTGTGGCGTATCAGACTATAAGTGATTACTTAGATAATCTTTGTGACAGAAGTACTTCATTAGATCCTGCTGATTTTGATCTATTACACCAATCGATGATTGATGCTTTATCTCCTGGCCAACCTACTCAAAATTATTATCGTTTGAGAGAGGATCAACAAGACCAAGGGTATTTAGAAGACTTAGTCAAAACCTGTCAGCAGGTGGTTCGGCAGATCCCCGACTATGAGTCCGTTGTATACCCCTATATGATTAAACTGGCACAGTATTATCGAGATTTACAAGTGCACAAGCATGTAAAAGTAGAAGAACGAGTTCCCCGCTTAACCAAATGGTTTGAGGAAAGTCAGAATGATTTAAAAGAAAATATAAGCTGGTTCGAGTTCTCCGCTTGTGCAGGATCAACACTAGGCATTTTTTGTTTGGTTGCCTATGGATTAAACGGAGTGTTGACTGAATCACTCGTAAAGCGAATTTATCAAGGTTATTTTCCTTATATGCAGGGTCTTCACATTTTATTGGATTATTATATTGATCAAAAGGAAGACAGTAGAGAAGGAGATTTGAATTTTTGTTCCTATTACGACTCGGAGGAGCATATGAGAGAGAGATTTCTTCATTTTATAGAAGAAACGCAGCAAAGAGTAAAAAATCTTCCGAATGAAAGATTTCATCGATATATACAAAAGGGTCTAGTAGGAATGTATTTAGCTGATCAAAAAGTGAATCAATTAAAAAGCTCTAAAATAATGGTCAAAGCATTACTACATGCCTGTGGAGGAATTTCAAGATTTTTTTATTTCAACACGAAATTTTATCGAAAGACAAAAAAATTGGCTCATAATTAA
- a CDS encoding alpha/beta hydrolase, whose protein sequence is MKVYSAEYAKGTVVIVHGAFEHSGRYDAVAKRFTQEGYHVVTGDLPGQGKTDGKRGHIDSFTQYLDTIEKWVHKAEEFKLPIYALGHSMGGLAVSRTLQEKSLPITAVILSSPCIGIVDEPSKGVQAFSKICNVIAPTLLVSGNLNPLHVTRNEEVRERDLNDSLIVQKISVRWFSELQNAMLQVQEKVQQYPNIPTLVMQAGDDKLVRKEVVHQWYKQLPVTNKKYKEWEGLYHEILFEPEGEEVFQMALSFIK, encoded by the coding sequence ATGAAGGTATACTCAGCGGAATATGCAAAAGGAACAGTCGTTATTGTTCATGGAGCTTTTGAACATTCAGGCAGGTATGATGCAGTCGCCAAAAGATTTACTCAAGAAGGATATCATGTGGTTACAGGAGATCTCCCTGGCCAAGGGAAGACAGATGGGAAAAGAGGGCATATTGATTCCTTTACACAATACTTAGATACAATTGAAAAGTGGGTACATAAGGCCGAAGAATTTAAACTTCCTATATATGCATTAGGCCATAGTATGGGTGGACTAGCTGTTTCTAGAACTCTGCAGGAAAAATCACTTCCTATTACAGCTGTGATTCTTTCCTCCCCTTGTATTGGAATCGTTGATGAACCATCAAAAGGTGTTCAAGCCTTTTCAAAAATCTGTAATGTTATTGCGCCAACCCTATTAGTCTCTGGTAATTTAAACCCATTACATGTTACTAGAAATGAAGAGGTTAGGGAAAGAGACCTAAATGATTCCCTCATCGTTCAAAAGATTTCTGTTAGATGGTTTAGTGAACTTCAAAATGCCATGCTACAAGTCCAAGAAAAGGTTCAGCAGTATCCAAATATCCCCACCCTTGTCATGCAGGCAGGAGATGACAAACTTGTTCGAAAAGAAGTAGTCCATCAGTGGTATAAACAGCTTCCTGTAACAAATAAGAAGTATAAAGAATGGGAAGGTTTGTATCATGAGATATTGTTTGAACCTGAAGGAGAAGAAGTTTTTCAAATGGCACTTTCTTTTATTAAATGA
- a CDS encoding gamma carbonic anhydrase family protein codes for MIYEYKGKVPKINQTAYIAEDAVITGDVQIGAESSVWFKTVIRGDVAPTIIGDQVNIQDLSLLHQSPNHPLILEDGVTIGHQVTLHSAHIKKNALIGMGSIILDGAVVEEGAFVGAGSLVPPNKTIPAGTLAMGRPAKVVRNLKEEDRKEMDRIRNSYVEKGQYYKNLKPL; via the coding sequence ATGATTTATGAATATAAAGGAAAAGTTCCGAAAATAAACCAGACGGCCTATATTGCAGAAGATGCTGTCATTACTGGTGATGTTCAGATAGGAGCTGAGTCTAGTGTTTGGTTCAAAACCGTCATTCGAGGGGATGTTGCTCCAACCATTATCGGAGATCAAGTTAATATTCAGGATTTAAGTCTTTTACATCAAAGTCCAAATCATCCATTAATTCTCGAAGATGGAGTAACCATTGGCCATCAAGTGACCCTCCATTCTGCTCACATCAAAAAGAATGCTCTTATTGGAATGGGTTCTATAATCTTAGACGGAGCAGTTGTTGAGGAAGGAGCATTTGTGGGGGCGGGCAGCCTTGTTCCTCCGAACAAAACAATACCCGCAGGAACCCTCGCTATGGGTCGTCCAGCAAAGGTCGTAAGGAATTTAAAGGAAGAGGATCGGAAAGAGATGGATCGAATCCGTAATTCGTATGTAGAAAAAGGTCAATACTATAAAAATCTAAAACCACTTTAA
- the metK gene encoding methionine adenosyltransferase produces the protein MAQNRRLFTSESVTEGHPDKICDQISDAILDAILTNDPNARVACETSVTTGLVLVAGEISTNTYVDIPSIVRSTLKEIGYTRAKYGFDSETCAVLTAIDEQSPDIAQGVNQALEAREGEMSDTEIEAIGAGDQGLMFGFACNETDELMPLPISLAHKLSKRLADVRKDETLDYLRPDGKTQVTIEYDEKDQPVRVDAIVISTQHHPKISLKQIQDDLKKHVIEPVVPSHLIDEKTKYFINPTGRFVIGGPQGDAGLTGRKIIVDTYGGYARHGGGAFSGKDPTKVDRSAAYAARYVAKNIVAAGLADSCEVQLAYAIGVAQPVSIAVNTFGTGTFDENKLVDAVREVFDLRPAGIIKMLDLRRPIYRDTAAYGHFGRTDIQFPWEMTDKADLLKQMLK, from the coding sequence ATGGCCCAAAATCGCCGTCTGTTTACTTCAGAGTCTGTAACAGAAGGACATCCTGACAAAATTTGTGACCAAATTTCAGATGCCATTCTAGATGCGATCCTGACAAATGATCCTAATGCACGTGTGGCTTGTGAAACGAGCGTAACTACTGGTTTAGTGTTAGTAGCAGGAGAGATATCTACCAATACATATGTGGATATACCAAGTATTGTTCGTTCTACGCTTAAAGAAATTGGATATACACGTGCAAAATATGGCTTTGATTCCGAGACTTGTGCCGTATTGACTGCAATTGATGAACAATCCCCTGACATTGCGCAAGGCGTGAATCAAGCACTTGAAGCTCGGGAAGGGGAAATGAGCGATACGGAAATTGAAGCAATTGGTGCAGGTGATCAGGGATTAATGTTTGGTTTTGCTTGTAATGAAACGGACGAGCTAATGCCACTTCCAATTTCTCTTGCTCATAAGTTGTCTAAGCGACTTGCTGATGTTCGTAAGGATGAAACGTTAGATTACCTTCGTCCAGACGGAAAAACTCAAGTGACTATAGAATATGATGAAAAGGATCAACCTGTTAGAGTAGATGCTATTGTTATTTCTACACAGCATCATCCGAAGATTTCTTTAAAACAAATTCAGGATGATTTAAAAAAGCATGTGATTGAACCTGTTGTCCCTTCTCATTTAATTGATGAGAAAACAAAATACTTTATAAATCCTACTGGTCGATTCGTTATTGGGGGACCTCAGGGAGATGCAGGACTAACTGGAAGAAAAATCATTGTTGATACGTATGGTGGTTATGCTCGCCATGGTGGGGGAGCCTTTAGTGGTAAGGATCCTACAAAAGTAGATCGGTCGGCAGCTTATGCAGCACGTTATGTTGCTAAAAATATAGTTGCCGCAGGTCTTGCGGATAGCTGCGAGGTTCAGCTTGCCTATGCTATTGGTGTCGCACAACCTGTATCAATTGCTGTGAACACTTTTGGCACAGGAACTTTTGATGAAAATAAGCTTGTTGATGCAGTTCGTGAAGTGTTTGACCTTCGCCCAGCAGGAATTATCAAGATGCTTGATCTTCGTCGCCCAATCTATAGAGATACAGCTGCATACGGACATTTTGGAAGAACAGATATTCAGTTCCCATGGGAAATGACAGATAAAGCAGATTTATTAAAGCAAATGTTGAAATAA
- the pckA gene encoding phosphoenolpyruvate carboxykinase (ATP), producing MTEKTLSVEGLLHHHQTQPNISIASLVEKIIMKREGILTSTGAIQATTGKYTGRSPKDKFIVSDSMTKDKVDWGKVNQPMESGTFERLLEKVLHYLRKKNEIFLFKGYAGVDPKHRLPIQVINELAWHNLFARQLFVRPTEEELTSHQSDFTIISAPNFKADPQIDGTNSETFIIISFTHKIVLIGGTEYAGEMKKSIFSVMNYLLPQQNILPMHCSANVGREGDVALFFGLSGTGKTTLSADPHRKLIGDDEHAWSRNGIFNIEGGCYAKCIQLSKEKEPQIYNAITFGSVLENVIIDNKTGLPDYDNTVLTENTRAAYPLQNMDNIVDPGIAGHPRTIIFLTADAFGVLPPISKLSKEQAMYHFLSGYTSKLAGTERGVTEPEATFSTCFGAPFLPLPAYVYAKMLGEKINQHNVQVYLVNTGWTGGSYGKGQRMNLSYTRAMVHAALDGELKDVETYTDPIFGLDIPIHCPGVPSKYMIPSETWEDKQAYLNKAKELASQFHENFSKFDQINPEIKQAGPVYR from the coding sequence ATGACGGAAAAAACATTATCTGTAGAGGGATTGTTACATCATCATCAAACACAACCAAATATCTCTATAGCAAGTCTTGTTGAGAAAATCATCATGAAACGAGAAGGCATTTTGACTTCAACAGGAGCTATTCAGGCAACCACAGGAAAATATACAGGTCGATCCCCAAAAGACAAATTCATCGTATCTGATTCTATGACCAAGGATAAAGTAGATTGGGGTAAAGTAAACCAGCCAATGGAAAGTGGTACTTTTGAAAGGTTATTGGAAAAAGTACTTCACTATCTTCGAAAGAAAAACGAGATTTTTCTATTCAAAGGATATGCTGGAGTCGACCCTAAACACCGTCTTCCAATACAGGTTATTAATGAATTAGCATGGCACAATTTATTTGCCAGACAATTATTTGTGCGCCCAACTGAAGAAGAACTTACTTCACACCAATCAGATTTTACGATCATTTCAGCTCCTAACTTCAAAGCAGATCCACAAATAGATGGCACTAATTCTGAAACGTTTATTATTATTTCATTTACTCACAAAATAGTTTTAATTGGTGGTACTGAATATGCAGGTGAAATGAAGAAATCTATTTTTTCTGTCATGAATTATCTCTTACCACAACAAAACATTTTACCGATGCATTGTTCTGCTAATGTTGGACGTGAGGGAGATGTAGCCTTATTCTTTGGTTTGTCTGGAACGGGTAAGACAACTCTTTCTGCCGATCCTCACCGAAAGCTAATTGGAGATGACGAACACGCATGGTCAAGAAATGGCATTTTTAATATTGAGGGTGGATGTTATGCAAAATGCATTCAACTCTCTAAAGAAAAAGAACCACAGATCTATAATGCGATTACGTTTGGTTCTGTACTTGAAAATGTCATCATTGACAATAAGACCGGTCTTCCCGACTATGACAACACTGTTTTAACTGAAAATACAAGAGCAGCTTACCCACTTCAAAATATGGATAACATTGTAGATCCGGGTATAGCAGGGCATCCAAGGACCATTATATTTTTAACTGCTGATGCATTTGGGGTATTGCCACCCATCAGTAAACTCTCAAAAGAGCAAGCCATGTACCACTTCTTAAGTGGGTATACTAGTAAACTCGCAGGTACTGAGCGCGGTGTAACTGAGCCTGAAGCAACCTTCTCTACCTGCTTTGGCGCTCCTTTCCTTCCGCTTCCTGCTTATGTATATGCGAAGATGCTTGGTGAAAAGATAAATCAGCATAATGTTCAAGTATATTTAGTGAACACCGGATGGACTGGTGGCTCCTACGGAAAAGGGCAGCGAATGAATTTGTCTTATACAAGAGCGATGGTTCATGCAGCTTTAGATGGAGAACTAAAAGATGTAGAAACCTATACAGATCCCATTTTCGGATTGGATATTCCGATCCATTGTCCGGGGGTTCCTAGCAAATATATGATTCCTTCTGAGACTTGGGAGGATAAACAGGCTTATCTAAATAAAGCTAAAGAATTAGCCAGTCAGTTCCATGAAAACTTCTCAAAGTTTGATCAAATAAATCCCGAAATCAAGCAGGCTGGCCCCGTTTATCGCTAA